Within the Amaranthus tricolor cultivar Red isolate AtriRed21 chromosome 15, ASM2621246v1, whole genome shotgun sequence genome, the region GTTGAGACATAAACATAAGTTGAGACTTGAAAAGAAGAAAGTCCCATAAAAAAGTTTTAGGGAAAATAAAGTAATTCGAGTTAAGatttgaataaattataaaaaaacatttttatgactaataaaaataaaaaaaagtaaaaaattttaagatcaactttataaatataatcacTTTTTTATCTAATTGcttatttacttttatcatttatcaagaaaaaacataaaacatatATTTATCGCAAAATCACCGTTCCTAAATCTATATCCTACGCCTACGGATGCACCATCATTTTTGAATTAGGAAGGAGTATTAGATCCTAACATGTTGCAATTGACAATACCAAACAACAATACTTGCCAATCTAAGAACCTTCCTCTAACTGGAATATTTATCCCTCCTGTCGTTGCTCACTTGCTCTTGGGTTAATTTCTCGAAGAGACAAGAAATTCAACCGGTGTTACGTCTATTTTCGCAATACAATTTATGATTTAAGCAATTGAAATAATTCATTCTCATCTCCTTATTCTCACCTGGTatgttaatttttctttttgatctaAATCGTTGCCGTTAAAATCATTTGTCAATTTGTAGTTTATATTGGGGAATATTTATTGATAAAGCTAAAGCTTTTGTCTAAATATTAAACTTATGACAACAATGGTGTTTTCAGTGGTTGCTGATCGTATTTTGGCATGaattgattatgattttatttgaattatctGGGTTTTGCTTGATTTtgacatttttaaattttgggtTGTCTCGattggtattttttttctttctattttgttaaattggaTTAAAGCAGTTAACTTTTGTAAGGATAAGTAATTTGGGGATTGTATCAAGTATCAAATCTGTGGGTGTTTCTGAAGTATGTGGTGGATTAGGGCTTGTTACATGTAAGCAGAAATAGAGGTTTATGGTAGTGAAAAGTCTAGCGTCGTATTGAGGAATTTCAGTTTTATTGGTTATGGATGAACTTGATTTGGTACACTAAGCATAATAGTAGAAATTATATTAAGGTGTCATTGTACTTTGTAGTATCTACTGATCACCTTAAGATGCTGATTTGACGGACGCGGTCACATTTACAAGGAAACATTATCAAATTTGTAAGGTAGATAAGGGAAGTAGTTTTTGAAGAGTTTATAGGCATTTCTTTAGTAACATTTGAGCATTGTGATTGGAAGTGGCTTAGATATAGCCTTTGCATATTGTGGTTGGAACTTGAAACTGGCTCAGTAATGGTTTAAGGAATTGTGGTTAGAAGTATTTGGATACGGGACTGTGGTTGTTTTCCATTTTATGTAGATCTTTTTTCCAGGTGAAGGGATTCTTTTAAAATAAGGATTTTAGGAAATAGAAATAATAGTTTTTATGATCTGATCGACTTTATTAGCTGTGTGAGGAGTGGCTTAGCTATTAAGTATTAACCATCTAAAAGCTTTGATAGAGGGTTTTACATAGCTCATGAGATGGTATAGCGTACCTTGTTTCTTTTAGTATGTTTTCTGTTGCGGTGTTGCCACAATTTACACTCCTTTTAAAATAAAGTAAGGTCAAAAGGTTTTAAAGGGTTGTAAGGTAAAAGTTCCTCAAGTTGagtcaattaaaagtttatagTCAATGATCTTGATCCTTAGTCGGGGACTTGTTTCTATACTCTGGTATGTATACCCTATTCAAGGTTTTAAGAGTAAAACCGGGTCTTCCAATTTATAGACTCATTTATAAGTGATCTTGAGCAGCACCTTAATATGTTGTGCAAGGGTTTCAAAATGATCATTCTAGTGCTAAGGTTAATTCAAGAGCTTGACATTCTTGTACATATCAAGAAAACAAGTGTAAATTTAGGACCAGAAGCAAGTCCACCATCATTATCACTTATTAGAAATTCAGAGTGGGGAAATTCCTGTGTTGGATTTATGAATACAATTCTTGTTTGTCAAGGACTTGTAGTGATGAGGAAGCTTTTAACATTATTCCTATAACAAACCAGTGCCTGTATATGAATTGGTTCACGTTTTGATCTATAACAAAGCAGTGCCTGTATAGTGCCGCTTCGCCGTAGTTGTAGGCTTATAGCCGTGTAGGGCATGACTTTGGTAGTTGTTATGAAGGTATGTGTGGAAACAGTGTTGTCTGATTCACTAATCTTGTTAATTTGCGAATTTTACGCCATTTTGTGCTAAGTTAGGGTCAGTTTAGGTGaattatgaaccaaaacaaaCGACTTTTACGCCGTTTTGGGCTAAGTTCGTAATTTGAGCAAATCATGAATTCTTGCAATGAATTAGGTAGGAAATCAGGTAACACCGTTTGGAAGTTGTCATGTGGATTCAATGGCGGTGACTATTGAACTTGTAGGTTATACTGACGGTGAATTAAGGGCTTCCTTGAGGGAAAATCAGTTACAACAAATAACCTTGTCTCCGCATTTGCAATATATTACAATAATGTAGCGCTTTTCTGTTCCTTGATTTGCTTCTTCagtttaatatgtttttcctacTGTTCCTAAATTATTTTCCTTTTGCTTTAGATCTTTCAACCTATGTGGTAAGGGTTAGATAGCACAATGGCAGAATTACCTGGATATATGGTGGCTTGTGTGCAAAGTGGAAAGCTTGCTTTCCTGGCAATTCTGGTGTCCGGAGGGGTAGTATTGCAAATTTTGGTCGGTATTAACTATCAAGCaataaacacttttttttttcctatttgatttgatttttaaggTTCATGTCGAAGACACTGTGCCAAGGTCATAGGTCTTATGATGACTTTATGATTCTTGCAGGCGTGTGCTCTTTACAATAACTGGTGGCCAATGCTTACAGGTATGGCAAGTCCTTGACTCCTTGATATGTTTCATCGGCTATATCTTGTTATTTAAATCAAAACAATGTTTTACTTTTTAGAAGTACTATTTATTTGATTGTGTGTAATTTGTATGGCTCCGTAACCGTATGTTCTGAATTACAAGGTTTTGAGCATTAACTATTGCACTCCTCAAAATACAGCTATGAGCTCGTCAAAGTATACTACTATATAAGATAGTTCAATTTTCCAAAATTGGAAGGTCCTGTCTTCCTAACTCTAGGTTGTATTTGGCCTCCCGATAAACTTAGTTCCTATAGCTCTTGGTGTCCAGTCCTCGCGATCTGCCTTGTTTCTTGCCAGCAATGCGGCAATAGATATTCGACACATCAACTTTTGTTTACAATTTTCTGTATGTCACTAGACTCTGACATTGCAAGGTTTATTGTGTTGCAGTTATTATGTATGTTCTTCTCCCTATACCTATGATGTTCTTTGCTGGATCTGATACCTCTTCACTTTTTACAGAATCTTCTGGAAACAGGTAGTTTAgagcttttttatttttgctacTTTTTGATGTTTTTCAACTGTTTCTGTTACTTATACTGATTGTCCATTTCTCCCCACTTATCGACAGTTGGTTAGACGCGGCCAAATTCTTGACAGGAGCGTCTGTTGTAGGCAGCATTGCAATACCAACTATCCTAAAACATGCGGGTATCATTGGTTGGGGAGCCTTGGTCATGGAACTTTCTTCCTTTTTTGTATTCATTCTAGCCATTCTGTGCTTCATCAGAATGGATGACGATGATGCTTATACCATCCTTTGATGTCTTCCGATGGTCTTGTTTCAGACCAGCCTACTTTGATCTCTGCACTCTGTAAAGCTTCTTGGATACAATATAGAAGTGTATCTTCTCGtgcatatttatatataacaaCTTCACACGTAAAGTGTGTATCACCATAAACATAACCTGAAGGTCGAGGAGAGTGGAGATGGAGGAGGGTCGGAGGCTGTCGTTTCGGACCTGTATATGGTTGATCGCTTTGATGGAATGTTTGTGTTTATTGTGtacgtaatttttttattttatttgtaaattaatACCGAGCTTTActgtttgttactttgttacATTACCTTGATCGAAATGTTACAATTCACAAGGGTGAATATTCATGGAAAATTGTGGCAAAAAATTAAGGTTGTTTGGAGTGAAAATGGCCCAGAGTTTCTTAGTTTTAAGTCTTTCTTTGCTAGAAGTGTAGGACAGGGAAATTGCATCAAGCATTTTGGATTCATACTGCAAAACAGAATGACAAGGTTCGGCATAAGTATTGACATGTTTTAATTATAGCCCGGGCTTTCATTCTGCTACTCTCTGTTCTGAGTCGTCTTTTTGATTTTGACATATTTATATTTTCGGATATTTTATGATTATCACTGAATTTCTTCAAAATTCACCACATAccacataaaattttttaattcaccatataccattaagTTTTCGTatgttagcacagaataccattaatgacaactgccgtttGTGTGCTGTTTGTGggaaattaataattcaccatataccattacttttttttttgcgtcaaatactattttaaaaaaatatagccgTTGGAAGAGTGTAAGGGATAGTTTGTGCATACATTGGAATTGtgataaacaaaagaagtgtcatacaaaccaagtagttaACATTTTGTTCAAAAGCAACTTGATACTAAACACCGTTCACCAAAAAATgacactaaacaatgctaagtaGCAGCCTTTCTCTTCTTCCCCCTTGTGTTGCCTTgctgtgaagaggaagctgcatgTTCTGCTTCTTTGCTGATACCTTTTTTGCCTTGCATGTCACTGCATTGTGGCCTAGTTCTTTGCATAGGTTGCATTTGTTATTCTTGtgcctcttttctttttttgcttCATGAGCAGCTGTTCTCCTTTGCTTAGGTGGTCTGCCAGCATTTCTTTTTCCTTGGATGGTGCAATTTCTGGCACATTAAGTGAAGGCCAGTGAATTGGATCAGTCATGGGGTGGATGTGGTCTCCATAAGTGAGTTTGTATGCAGCCCCCTTGTAGAAAGGTGAGACAAAGTCCCTAGGATCAAATCCTTGGTTGTAAATGACCCTGAAACTATGCTTGCAAGGGATCCCTGATCCTTGCCATTTTCCATACCCACAAGTCATATTTCAAAGGATGACAGGGAACTTGACATATCCATCCCTCATCTCAAACCCTCCACCACCAGCTGTAGTGGCATGGCAGAACCTAGGCTCATCAGTCCTAGTCGCCAACACCCCTTTTGCATGCTCTGTCAGCTCATTAGGTTCCATGTCCACTGCTTTATCGAACCTGGAACCCATCCTTTTTATGCACCAATTCCTGACAgcttaattattcaaaaaaaaaaaccacaataagcaacaacaatttttttgcatttaaatgagCAAAATAGGGACACAAGTTTACCTTCCAGCAATGTCAACACAGGCATGTCCCTGTTGGCCTTTGTTATTACATTGAATGACTCTACGAAGTTTGTTGTGTTATGATCACAACAAACTGTCATGTTAAACATGTGCACACTCCACTGCTCTTCTACATTTGTGAGATAATCATATGTTGCTGCATCAAACTCTTTTATCTTGGACATAGCTTTTCCAAAAATATACTCATTGTAGGCATTTGCAGCAATCCAAAACAGCTTATGAAATGTTGTTCCTCTCCATCCTAGCCTTGCAATTTGAGTACAAATGCTGGCAGCATATTCTTCTGGTAGCTCTTGGGAACACCTCAAATAATGTTGATTCAACCCCCTAAAAAAAACAAGACTAAGTTAGTAAACAGCTTCATAATCTCAAATTAACTTCTTTATGGCCCAACTGACTTTATCTCTTAGAACTGAAGCATGAATCCTCCAAGTGCAATCCCTCATCAAACACCTTGCTATGTACCTCTTACTGTCAGCATGGTCAACTGAAATAGAGAAGCCCTCTTGAATGCAGTAATCTCTGAATACATCTAGAAACTGTGTTTTAGTTTCAAAAATCAACCACTCCTCAAGAACAATGGATCCAAATGCT harbors:
- the LOC130801648 gene encoding vacuolar protein sorting-associated protein 55 homolog, whose amino-acid sequence is MAELPGYMVACVQSGKLAFLAILVSGGVVLQILACALYNNWWPMLTVIMYVLLPIPMMFFAGSDTSSLFTESSGNSWLDAAKFLTGASVVGSIAIPTILKHAGIIGWGALVMELSSFFVFILAILCFIRMDDDDAYTIL